CAATTCATTTTTAGTTTTTCATTTTCAACTCTTAATTCCTATATTTACCGCATGGCTTACGTACTTCTGATTATCGCATCCCTCATCGGCATCGCCGTTTCCGTATTCTACCTGTACAAGAACATCGTCCGCATCCGCGAAAAGAACAAGAGCGAGCCGAAGGCGTACAAGCGCGCATCGAACTACATCCTCACCGGACTCTGGTACGGCTACCTGCTCGTGTTCTTCGTAGGCGTCACCGTCAATAACCTAGGGAACTGGTAAGCACAGTTCCTAGTTCCAAGTTCTGAGTTACTAGTAAAGCCTTAATCTAGAAGCCTCTTGATAATAGAAATACTAGTCACTAGCGACTAGTAACCGCATTAGCTTCCAGCCAGCGTTCGTAAAGGAAAAGAGCAATCAGATTCTTGCCGTCCACAAACTTGTGGGCGGCTTCTTCGTACGGGAGCACTTCCGTGCGGATCCACTCGTTCTCTTCGACATAGGTCTGGTTTTTCCCATTCATGGCATCGAGCTGCTCACGGGTCACGTCGCGTTCAATTGCGTACAACCGAATACGCTCGTCCAAGAGCCCGCAGCTGCCCGCAAAACCGGGAGTCGAGCCCTTCCACCAGAATTCGGTAAGGTCGATCAGTTCCGAATCGTCGGCCACAATCTGCGCTTCTTCTTCCAGTTCAGAAAGCGCCACCTTGCGGTAGTCTCCGCTCCAGTCGAGAATTCCCGCGGGTATTTCGAGGGATGTCGTCTCGGAAATGGCCAGGCGGGGCTGGCGCACGAGCAGCAGGTACTTTTCGCCTTCGCAGCGCAGCACCACAAGCACGCCCACCGCGTTCCCGCGCAGAACCACGATTCCGTTGACAGGGCGATTGTCCGAAAGAGTCGCCGTCGCAGACAACTTAATAAACAGCGGACGGTGTTCCTTCCTAAAAAAGTCGACCGAAGCAAAATGAATCTTCTGCACCCTGAACTTGGACTTTACCGCCGAAAGCCAGTCCCTGAAAAAATTGCAGTCGAGAACGACCTGGTAATCGTCTGCCGCGATCTCGGGGGCAAACGTAAATTCAATACCGTCAACAAGCATTAGAAAACCTCGCTAGCCTTACTTTACGACTGTCGCCTCGGACTTCCAGATTCCATAAAGCGAATCGACATCGAGGGAATCGGGGAAGAAGCGCATGCGCTGGATATCATAAACGAAAAGGTCCTTCCTGGCAGCAGGCCCGCAGAACGTCTCGTCACCGTCGGGAACCATGAGTTCTCGCACTATGGTAAAATCATGGTCCAAGGCAAACGTCCCGAAGGAGATGGAGTTCACCGAAGCGCATTCGGGAATCTTTTCCACGTAGTAGAGGCTCGTGTGCCATACCGTGTCGGCGCGTTCCTGCACGTCACCCAACTTCGTCGAGTCGTTCACCCAGCGGGCACTCACACAATAAACGGAATCGCCGAGCGCGCAGAGTTTGCGCATGGGCACGAGCGCCGTATCGCTCAAATCCCAAGAAGACGGGAAAATCGTATCGTTTACCACCGAATCGCACATGTCGACACGCAATTCGCAATCCGACTTCATCGGCCGCCAGTAAAACACTCGGGGCGTAAGACTGTCCAGCACCCTCATTATCGAGGGGGAACCCTTCGTGCGCAACGGAAGCGCATGTACGGAATCGAACAGGGAATCCACAAACAACTTGAACGTATCGAGTTCGAATTTTCCGCGACGCAGGAGGATGGAATCGAGCAGCGAGTCCTCGTCGTTGCGTACCAAGATTTGCGAGACATCCTCCATTTCGTCTTCATCGAGCACGAGCGAAAGGACCGTATCCGGATGGTAGTACGGAGCGGGGCAATCCTCCCCGTCGTATTCAAGAATCACCTTGGGCGAAATAACGAGCGACTGTCCTTCCCTGCTCTTATCGATTTCGATTTCCTTGAGGGCGCAATTGGCGAACGTCCAGAGGTAGCCCATCTGCAGGAACAGCGTATCGGAAACAAGGTGGATGCGCGCACCGGAATCGAGTTCCGCCTTGCGGAAAAAGCCCATGCCCGAAAAGTAATCGTCGCCCGACGAAAGCGGGAGCGCCCCGTCGTCATCCTGCGTACATGCGGTCACGCAGAAGAACAGCGCAAAAAGCGCGACGAGGAGGATTACAACAGGATTTCGATTCGACACGTGCTCTCCAGAAATGCTAAAGCTTTATCTGCTTTACGAATTTAGCAATTTCGACACTGTCGAGCGGATGCGTCTGCGCATAGAGATCGGCCCAGCGCACAAAGAAACCGTTCTGACGCACGGTGAGGAAGAACTTCGCGCTGTCGCGCGGGGCAAGGCGACCGACCGTAGAATTCATGTCGAGATATTCGCCGACGATGAACGGAACCGTATCGGCGGGATTCACAGGATACATGCCCGACATGCGCGAGGTGATGTTGTTCCCGTGATCGAGTTCCACGAAATGCCCCAGGGAATCCTTTCCCGAAGAAAGCACGTAGCCCGGAAGAATCGGATGGATAGGCGCCTCCCCTATGCCGAGCATGGCGTCCATCGTAAGCATCGATTCCTTGCCTTCGAAGTCAAAGTCGCCGGTGATGGTGACCGCCGACCAGTCGAGCGGTTGCCTGGGACAGATTCCCGGATAGCGGCAGCCGTTGTCGATGCTCACCCAGTAAAAGAGCGAATCCTGGCCCATCACGTGGAGGTACGTATAAACTAACGAGTCCTCCCGCTGTACAAGAACGGCGCTCGAAAAATCCTCACGCGGTGCGATCCAATGCAACTTGGCATGCGGAGTCTTCGCCTGCGACGCGACATACCGCAAGAAATCGTTCGGCAAGAAGAATACGGAATCGGAAACGACCCAGGAGCACTGTCCGAGCCCGCCGTTCAGTTCGAACGGAGTCCCGCGCATCGACTCGCACTTCGCCTTCCAGTCGTTTACCACGACCTCCTCGTTTTCCGGAAGCGGGAGCATGTTCACCAGCTTCTCGGCAAAACCCAGCTTTATGAAAAGGAAAAAGAAAAGGCACAGGAGGAACACCCGGACTACCGGATAGTTCCGCCGTTTAGACTTGTACTTCTTTTTACAACGATGTTCCGAAAAGCCTTCAGCCATCCGATTACATCAGGAAATAGGCGGCAAGACCGCCACCGAGCAGCAGAAGGATAAGGATAATGAAGAATACGGTCTTGCCCGAGGAGGATTCTTCCTCGAAAGGCATGTTCATGCCCTTCGCGGCAAGCTTCTTCTCGTCTTTCACGACCGCATTGAAACTCTTGGTAAAGCGACGGTTATGGCTGGTGCGGCGTTCGGACCGCATATCGCTTTCCGCCATGGAGCCATTCTGCGACGCGACCGGAGACGGTTCCGGCTCCACCGGAGCGGCAGGAGCGGGTTCCTGTGCAGCAGGAGATTCTGCCGGCCCGCGGCTATGCAGGGAGAACGACATCATCTCGGCTTCGAACGAGAACACCTTGAGCGAGCGATCGAGGCCAGCCTTCCTGAGACCGTCGGCGATGGAAGGACTGTTGCTGAGGAGAGCAAGCATGCCCCCCTTACTCGAAAGTTCACTCTGGAACTGCACAAAAGCATTGTAGGCATCGCTATAAACGAAATCGAGCCCAGTCAGGTCGACCGCCACGAACTTATCATCGGGATTGTCATCGATCAACTTGCGGGCGTCCTTCTTGAACTGCTCAGCGTCAAACGCCCCAATCGGATTGAGCGGTGCGGACAACAAGTCAAAAATGCCAACTTCGCGATAGTTCTTCAATTGCGTCATATGCAGAAATATAAACTAAAAAACGGGGGATGTGAAAAATTTGGCTCGAAAAATGTTAAAATCAGGCAACATTTGTCACTCTTCCCACTGTATACCGCCGGAAGGACGCGTTTCCAAGACTTCCTCGGAAGTTTCCTCCACGACCGGCGCTGCCGGAGCGTTCTCCTGCGGGGCCGGTTCATCCTCGGCCTTCACTTCGGGCTCTTCCGCCTCCGCACCGAGAAGCGTGGTCGGGGCCGCAGCAGCGGGCCTTACCGGCTCGGGCCTGGGCGCATGCGAGAACAGGTACGGGCTAACGCTTATGCTCACGCGGTGCACCGGCGAAAGAACCGGGTGCGATTCAAACGCATAGTCGACACGCAGGAACTTCGCGATGACGATACCCGCACCCGCGGTAAAGCTCCGGAACGTCGTAAAGCTAGACAGGCCCGCGCGCAGGCTGAGCCCGAAATCGAAGGAAAACTCTATACCGCCACGGCCACCCGAAAGCCAGTCCAGCGGATTCCTCCAGAGGGGATCGCCGCGGGATTCGTCGGTCTCGAACCCGAGGTCGCGCGCCTCGTGCCTAAACACGCCGGCGCTCTGCCAGTAGAGCCCGAGCTTCCCGTAAAGGTAGCGGATGTCCAGGCCGTAGCTTGCAGCAAGGAAGAGGTCCGGAGCGGAATATTCGAACTCGCCCGAATCCCATTTCGTCGCAGAAGAGGTCCAGCCCTTCAAGAGTCCCGAAACGTAAAGGTCATCCAAAATGCGGTAACGCAGGCCCACATCGCCGCGGAAGCCGAAACCCGACTGGTCCATGTCGCGGTACAACAGGTGGAATCCTACGCCCAGTTCGAAACGGTCAAAAATGCGGCGGCCCCATGTAGCCGAAAGCATCCAGTCGGCAATCGAAAGCGTCTCGTAGTCGCTACCTTCGGGCAGCGCATCGCCCTCGCGAATGAGCGGAATGTCGTCGGCGCCGAAGCGAGCAAAAGAAATCCCCAGCCCCTGGTCGAGCCCCAGCGGAAGAGTCACCGACGCATAATCGTAACGCGTGTCCTCGAAATATTCCGTATGCGAGAAACTCGCCCACATGTAGCGCACATTGGAAAGCTGGTACGGGTTGGAAACAAGCCCGAGGTAATCGCCATCAATCGCCATCGTCGTAGAACCGAGCGCGGCAGAACGTGCTCCCGGTTCGATATCGAGGGAGGCGTTCGCACCAGCCACGCGGTCGACGGCCAGAGCAGGCACGGACACGAGCGCCACCATGCCGACAAACATTTCAAAAAAACTCGCGATTCTCATATTCTGTCCATAAAATAGATTTTTCACATTTCTGAGACCAACCTAAAAAGCCCTTATTGCGCATTTCAAGACAATTCGAGCGTATTTCGCAAGCAAAGCCAGTGCCGCGCAATGAATGCAAAAAGAGCCTTCACATGCCACCATGCAGCCAAGCACCGCCAGCCGTTTGTTAAATTACGCAGCATGGAACTTCCGGAACACATCGAACAATTTCTGCAGTACATCGCGGAGAGGCGCAGGTTCTCGCCGCGCACCGTAGACACGTACCGAAAGTCGCTCGAGAAGTTCCTCTCGCACCTGGGTTACGACGCATCGCGCATCGAAAACGCTCCGGCACTTTCCGTCTTCTCCGAGATGAACGTGAAAGCCTTCGTGTGGGACCTGAAGATGAAGCAGAAGCTCGCCCCCACGAGCATTTGCGAGCACCTCGCCGCCCTGAAGAGTTTCGGCAAGTACCTCATCAAGAGCAAGACGCTCGAGAAAAATCCCGCAGAGAACATCCCGATGCCCAAACGGCCGAAGCGGCTCGTGAACGTACTCGGCCAGAAGGACCTCGCGCCCGAGAAATTCCCTGAACTCGAGAACCCGACGCTCCCGCAGGTACGGGCGCGCATTCTGCTCGAACTCATCTACGGTTCCGGGCTCCGCATCTCGGAATGCCAGATGCTCACGTGGGACCGGATCGACACCAACGCGAAACTCGTGCGCGTGCTTGGCAAGGGGAACAAGGAACGCATCGTGCCGCTCACCGGAAGTTTCATCGAACGCATCGCAAATTACAGACAAATGCAAATCGAAGCAGGTCACCAGCCTACCGCCACAGGCTACGTATTCCTAAGCGAAGACGGCAGGCCCTATGGACTGCGCACCCTCCGGAACGACATCCACGACTTGCTCCGCGAAATCGGATGGGAGGGCAAGGCGAGCC
Above is a window of Fibrobacter sp. DNA encoding:
- a CDS encoding NUDIX domain-containing protein; amino-acid sequence: MLVDGIEFTFAPEIAADDYQVVLDCNFFRDWLSAVKSKFRVQKIHFASVDFFRKEHRPLFIKLSATATLSDNRPVNGIVVLRGNAVGVLVVLRCEGEKYLLLVRQPRLAISETTSLEIPAGILDWSGDYRKVALSELEEEAQIVADDSELIDLTEFWWKGSTPGFAGSCGLLDERIRLYAIERDVTREQLDAMNGKNQTYVEENEWIRTEVLPYEEAAHKFVDGKNLIALFLYERWLEANAVTSR
- a CDS encoding peptidase M23: MAEGFSEHRCKKKYKSKRRNYPVVRVFLLCLFFFLFIKLGFAEKLVNMLPLPENEEVVVNDWKAKCESMRGTPFELNGGLGQCSWVVSDSVFFLPNDFLRYVASQAKTPHAKLHWIAPREDFSSAVLVQREDSLVYTYLHVMGQDSLFYWVSIDNGCRYPGICPRQPLDWSAVTITGDFDFEGKESMLTMDAMLGIGEAPIHPILPGYVLSSGKDSLGHFVELDHGNNITSRMSGMYPVNPADTVPFIVGEYLDMNSTVGRLAPRDSAKFFLTVRQNGFFVRWADLYAQTHPLDSVEIAKFVKQIKL
- a CDS encoding STAS domain-containing protein, with the translated sequence MTQLKNYREVGIFDLLSAPLNPIGAFDAEQFKKDARKLIDDNPDDKFVAVDLTGLDFVYSDAYNAFVQFQSELSSKGGMLALLSNSPSIADGLRKAGLDRSLKVFSFEAEMMSFSLHSRGPAESPAAQEPAPAAPVEPEPSPVASQNGSMAESDMRSERRTSHNRRFTKSFNAVVKDEKKLAAKGMNMPFEEESSSGKTVFFIILILLLLGGGLAAYFLM
- a CDS encoding tyrosine-type recombinase/integrase, which codes for MELPEHIEQFLQYIAERRRFSPRTVDTYRKSLEKFLSHLGYDASRIENAPALSVFSEMNVKAFVWDLKMKQKLAPTSICEHLAALKSFGKYLIKSKTLEKNPAENIPMPKRPKRLVNVLGQKDLAPEKFPELENPTLPQVRARILLELIYGSGLRISECQMLTWDRIDTNAKLVRVLGKGNKERIVPLTGSFIERIANYRQMQIEAGHQPTATGYVFLSEDGRPYGLRTLRNDIHDLLREIGWEGKASPHVLRHSFATHLLENGAEIMSVKEMLGHSNISTTQVYTHVNAERLRAAFKKTHPRA